One genomic window of Candidatus Nitrospira inopinata includes the following:
- a CDS encoding threonine aldolase family protein has translation MIDLRSDTVTKPTDGMRKAMAEAEVGDDVYGEDPTVNRLQEMAAAMLSKRFALFVPSGTMANQLAIRSQTQPGQEVIVEGTSHVVRYEQGAAGALAGVQLHWVPGERGIITAEQVEAAIRPKDPHSIPTGLICLENTHNAGGGTIYPLSTIEKIRAVAVKHGIPMHLDGARLMNAVAATTIPPASYAQHFETVSICLSKGLGAPAGSLLISSDQQLIERARRFRRMYGGAMRQAGVLAAAGIYALEHHVARLAEDHTNAKKLARLLQHIPSVRIAPQHVETNIVIFDVVGDRRTPAEIVAALKQEGVLINAIGGLSYRAVTHLNVTAKQIDEAGAVFARVLAP, from the coding sequence GTGATCGACCTTCGCAGCGACACCGTCACCAAGCCGACGGACGGCATGCGCAAAGCCATGGCCGAGGCCGAGGTGGGCGATGACGTCTATGGCGAAGACCCCACAGTCAACCGCCTGCAAGAGATGGCGGCGGCTATGCTGAGCAAGCGATTCGCCCTTTTTGTTCCCTCCGGCACCATGGCGAACCAGCTTGCCATCCGCTCCCAAACCCAGCCAGGGCAGGAAGTCATCGTTGAGGGCACGAGCCACGTCGTCCGGTACGAGCAGGGCGCCGCCGGCGCGTTGGCCGGGGTGCAGTTACACTGGGTGCCGGGAGAACGGGGCATCATCACGGCTGAGCAAGTAGAAGCCGCCATCCGACCGAAAGATCCCCATAGTATCCCCACGGGCCTCATTTGTCTCGAAAACACTCACAACGCGGGCGGCGGCACGATCTATCCCCTCTCCACCATCGAGAAGATCCGAGCCGTGGCCGTCAAACACGGGATTCCCATGCATTTGGACGGCGCCCGCCTCATGAACGCCGTGGCCGCCACGACCATTCCTCCCGCTTCCTACGCTCAACACTTTGAGACGGTTTCGATTTGTCTGTCCAAGGGGCTCGGCGCCCCGGCCGGCTCTTTGTTGATCTCAAGCGATCAGCAGCTCATCGAGCGTGCGCGGCGCTTTCGCCGCATGTACGGCGGCGCCATGCGCCAGGCCGGCGTGTTGGCCGCCGCCGGCATCTACGCGTTGGAGCACCACGTCGCGCGTCTGGCGGAAGATCATACGAACGCCAAAAAGTTGGCCCGCCTTCTCCAGCACATTCCATCCGTCCGCATCGCTCCTCAACACGTCGAAACCAATATCGTGATCTTCGACGTCGTCGGCGATCGCCGCACACCGGCCGAAATCGTCGCCGCGTTGAAACAAGAAGGCGTCCTGATCAACGCGATCGGCGGCTTGAGTTATCGAGCCGTCACCCATCTCAACGTAACCGCAAAACAGATCGACGAAGCCGGAGCCGTTTTCGCGCGGGTTCTCGCGCCGTGA
- a CDS encoding NTP/NDP exchange transporter: protein MATEIEPDRSLLNRGAALFGARPEEVLPLAWAFAYFFCLLCGYSILRPVRDEMAIEGGIKHLPWLMSATFVTMLLATPLFGWLSARCSRSRLLLTIYTFFMANLAVFYVVMSSHWQAEWVARGFFVWLSVFNLFVVSVFWSFMDDLFTPEQGARLFGVIAAGGSSGALLGPLLTTGLTFFISVPELMLISAGFLGLCLVCIDRLERWGAARTARHPPHPGDPLRGGVLAGVRLALSSPYLLGICGYIGLLTMTATFLYFEQTRLVADYLDQPEARTRLFSAIDFTTNLLTWTTQLFITNRLIGRFGLVAGLVCLPAISVAGFLGIALWPTLAVYVVFSVLRRVSEYALSKPSREVLFTALSREEKYKAKNFIDTAVSRGGDASTAWLVSGLKSLGATTAHIAWALVPLMVAWVWLARVLARRKEQRSEPTVLDEVSSGR from the coding sequence ATGGCAACGGAGATTGAACCGGATCGCTCGCTCCTGAATCGGGGGGCTGCTTTGTTCGGCGCTCGGCCGGAAGAAGTGCTGCCGCTGGCCTGGGCGTTCGCCTATTTTTTCTGCCTCCTCTGCGGCTATTCGATTCTCCGTCCGGTGCGTGACGAAATGGCCATCGAAGGGGGGATCAAGCACCTTCCCTGGCTGATGAGCGCCACATTCGTCACGATGTTGCTCGCGACGCCGCTGTTCGGCTGGCTCTCCGCCCGCTGTTCGCGCTCTCGATTGCTCCTGACGATCTATACGTTCTTCATGGCCAATCTAGCGGTCTTTTATGTCGTGATGTCGAGCCATTGGCAGGCGGAATGGGTGGCCCGCGGGTTTTTCGTTTGGCTGTCGGTGTTCAACCTGTTCGTCGTGTCGGTGTTTTGGAGTTTCATGGACGATCTGTTTACGCCGGAGCAGGGAGCGAGGCTGTTTGGTGTCATCGCCGCCGGCGGGAGCAGCGGCGCGTTGCTCGGCCCCCTGCTCACGACGGGGTTGACCTTTTTTATTTCGGTCCCGGAGTTGATGCTGATCTCGGCCGGCTTTCTGGGGTTGTGTCTGGTTTGTATCGACCGGCTGGAACGATGGGGGGCCGCGCGCACGGCCCGTCATCCGCCTCATCCAGGCGACCCGCTCAGGGGAGGCGTGTTGGCGGGCGTGCGCCTCGCCCTGTCTTCGCCCTATCTTCTGGGCATTTGCGGCTACATCGGGCTGCTGACCATGACGGCCACGTTTCTTTACTTTGAGCAGACCAGACTCGTGGCGGACTATCTGGATCAGCCGGAAGCCAGGACCAGACTCTTTTCCGCGATTGATTTCACGACCAATCTGTTGACGTGGACGACCCAGCTTTTCATCACCAATCGGCTGATCGGGCGATTCGGCCTGGTCGCGGGCCTCGTGTGTCTGCCGGCGATCAGCGTCGCGGGATTTCTGGGGATCGCCCTCTGGCCGACGCTCGCCGTCTACGTCGTCTTTTCGGTTCTGCGAAGAGTGAGCGAATATGCCCTCTCCAAACCGTCGCGCGAAGTGTTGTTTACCGCGCTTAGTCGCGAAGAAAAGTACAAGGCCAAAAATTTCATCGACACGGCCGTCTCTCGGGGCGGCGATGCCTCCACCGCCTGGCTGGTCAGCGGCTTGAAATCGTTGGGAGCCACGACGGCCCACATCGCCTGGGCCCTGGTGCCGTTGATGGTTGCATGGGTGTGGCTCGCGAGGGTGTTGGCGCGGAGGAAAGAGCAAAGGTCAGAGCCGACAGTCCTTGATGAAGTTTCCTCAGGTCGATAA
- a CDS encoding heme-binding beta-barrel domain-containing protein, whose amino-acid sequence MDSDLIKQLGPLALLAGVWEGDKGADVAPGDDRGTERNVFRERITFEPIGPIRNHEQVLYGLRYATVARRIGETDPFHEEVGYWLWDPEERQALRCFIVPRGVALIAGGTAEPTAKTFTLLAEAGSDTYGICSNRFLAKEFKTVRYELTVTILDRNHFHYREDTQLLMPGRPDLFHHTDENTLTRVVS is encoded by the coding sequence ATGGATTCGGATCTGATTAAACAGCTCGGGCCGCTGGCGCTGCTGGCCGGTGTGTGGGAGGGGGATAAAGGTGCGGACGTGGCTCCGGGGGACGATCGCGGGACGGAACGAAACGTCTTTCGCGAACGGATCACTTTTGAGCCGATCGGACCGATACGCAATCACGAGCAGGTGTTGTACGGCTTACGCTACGCCACGGTGGCGCGGCGGATCGGGGAGACCGATCCCTTCCATGAAGAAGTCGGCTACTGGCTCTGGGATCCGGAGGAGCGACAGGCGTTGCGCTGTTTCATCGTGCCGCGCGGGGTGGCGCTGATCGCCGGCGGCACGGCCGAGCCCACTGCCAAGACCTTTACCCTGCTGGCCGAGGCCGGATCGGACACCTATGGCATTTGCTCAAACCGGTTTCTCGCCAAGGAGTTCAAGACCGTGCGGTACGAGTTGACCGTGACGATCTTAGATCGGAATCACTTTCACTATCGGGAAGACACCCAGCTTCTCATGCCCGGCCGTCCGGATTTGTTTCATCATACGGATGAAAACACGCTTACGCGGGTGGTGAGCTAG